In one window of Rhodothermus sp. DNA:
- a CDS encoding PAS domain S-box protein, producing the protein MEHAVGWRLLLQHLPVAAAVVDAALCYRAVNPQWCRTFALSADEVIGQSHLTFFEDEEEYWQQTIRQVLEGATVVGAEAGLRRRGGPAFWVRWWAQTCVLEEQRGVILVFEDQTERHRTCEALEASQRLLTRILSCSLEGIMVLRPVYHPDGEIVDFVWLLANPRAHALLQQQELTHRRLRETLPEQTLCGFFEACVRVMQRGTPLQQTFRFRQEARSIWLEMTATRLDEGVAVIFRDVTEAREAEAQLRERERLFRLLAENMTDLVALHAPDGRFVYVSPSAGRIVGYAPEELIGQQPEAFWHPEDRNRLQSLVQQVGTGTHPGTLVYRFRHKQGSYRWLETHVRAIRDEAGQVVQLQSSSRDVTDRVQAEQALARSNETLQQRNRELQEFAYMASHDLQEPLRKIRAFAELLKEEYAPLLDDEGRYYLDRMQDAATRMSRLIEDLLTFSRVTTQGRPFERVDLHAILQQVLADLEVRIAETGAQVHVEGHWPVVEADATQMRQLLQNLIGNALKFHHPDRPPEVWLRASLEGEDAETSCIIEVQDNGIGFDEKYLDRIFSPFQRLHGRGRYAGTGMGLAICRRIVERHHGQLTARSQPGAGATFIVRLPLTQPPGAVFPPSSTIHA; encoded by the coding sequence ATGGAACACGCTGTTGGCTGGAGGCTACTGCTACAGCATTTGCCGGTGGCAGCCGCGGTGGTTGATGCGGCGCTGTGCTACCGGGCGGTCAATCCGCAGTGGTGCCGGACATTTGCCCTTTCGGCCGACGAGGTTATAGGACAGTCCCATCTGACTTTTTTTGAGGACGAAGAGGAGTACTGGCAGCAAACCATCCGGCAGGTGCTGGAGGGAGCGACCGTGGTAGGCGCAGAAGCCGGATTGCGACGTCGTGGAGGTCCGGCTTTCTGGGTGCGCTGGTGGGCGCAGACCTGTGTACTGGAAGAACAAAGAGGGGTGATCCTGGTGTTTGAGGATCAAACCGAGCGGCATCGGACCTGTGAAGCCCTGGAGGCTTCCCAACGGCTTTTGACCCGTATTCTATCCTGTTCGCTGGAAGGCATCATGGTATTGCGTCCGGTGTATCATCCGGACGGTGAGATCGTCGACTTTGTATGGCTCCTGGCCAATCCACGCGCCCACGCGCTGCTTCAACAACAGGAGTTAACCCATCGGCGGCTACGCGAGACCCTCCCGGAGCAGACCCTGTGTGGCTTTTTTGAGGCCTGTGTGCGGGTTATGCAGCGGGGAACCCCGCTGCAGCAAACTTTCCGCTTTCGGCAAGAAGCCCGTTCTATCTGGCTGGAAATGACCGCGACCCGGTTGGACGAAGGAGTGGCTGTGATCTTTCGAGATGTGACGGAAGCGCGAGAAGCCGAAGCCCAGCTTCGAGAGCGAGAGCGTCTGTTTCGGCTGCTGGCGGAGAATATGACCGACCTGGTAGCCCTGCATGCTCCCGATGGGCGCTTCGTGTACGTCAGTCCTTCCGCAGGGCGCATTGTCGGATACGCACCCGAAGAATTGATCGGGCAACAGCCCGAAGCTTTCTGGCATCCTGAAGATCGCAACCGGCTACAATCCCTGGTCCAGCAGGTGGGTACCGGCACGCATCCGGGGACCTTGGTCTATCGTTTTCGTCACAAGCAGGGGTCCTATCGGTGGCTGGAGACGCATGTACGCGCCATTCGAGACGAGGCCGGCCAGGTAGTACAACTGCAGAGCAGCTCACGCGATGTAACCGATCGGGTGCAAGCCGAACAGGCTCTGGCCCGTTCCAACGAGACGCTTCAGCAGCGGAATCGTGAATTGCAGGAATTTGCCTATATGGCGTCGCATGACCTGCAAGAACCGCTGCGGAAGATACGTGCCTTTGCCGAGCTGCTCAAGGAAGAGTATGCTCCCCTGCTGGATGATGAGGGACGCTACTACCTGGATCGCATGCAGGATGCTGCCACGCGCATGTCTCGCCTGATCGAGGATCTGCTGACGTTCTCGCGGGTCACGACGCAGGGACGGCCGTTTGAGCGGGTCGATCTGCACGCCATCCTGCAGCAGGTGCTGGCCGACCTGGAGGTGCGCATTGCAGAAACGGGCGCACAGGTGCATGTTGAGGGCCACTGGCCCGTGGTAGAAGCCGATGCCACTCAGATGCGGCAACTCCTGCAGAACCTGATCGGGAATGCGCTCAAGTTCCATCATCCCGACCGTCCGCCCGAGGTCTGGCTTCGAGCAAGTCTGGAAGGCGAAGATGCAGAAACCTCATGTATCATTGAGGTACAAGACAACGGGATTGGTTTTGATGAGAAATACCTGGATCGTATCTTCTCTCCATTCCAGCGGCTGCATGGACGGGGGCGCTATGCGGGCACCGGGATGGGGCTGGCTATCTGTCGCCGCATTGTCGAGCGGCACCACGGACAGCTTACGGCCCGCAGCCAACCCGGGGCGGGGGCTACGTTTATCGTCCGGCTGCCTCTGACGCAACCACCGGGTGCTGTTTTTCCGCCATCTTCGACGATCCACGCATGA
- a CDS encoding response regulator, whose amino-acid sequence MSATESVVILLADDDPDDRLLTIRALKRSRLRNEIYTVEDGEELMDYLYRRGPYADPVRSPRPGLILLDLNMPRKDGREALRDIKSDPALRRIPVIVLTTSNAEADILRSYDLGVNAFITKPVTFDGLVRALQVLGDFWFEIVRLPSVD is encoded by the coding sequence ATGAGCGCTACGGAATCTGTCGTTATCCTGCTGGCTGATGACGATCCCGACGATCGTCTGTTGACCATCCGGGCCCTCAAACGAAGTCGCCTGCGGAATGAGATTTATACCGTGGAGGATGGCGAAGAGCTTATGGACTACCTCTATCGGCGCGGGCCCTATGCCGATCCAGTGCGCTCGCCCCGTCCGGGGTTGATTTTGCTGGACCTGAACATGCCCCGCAAGGATGGCCGGGAGGCTTTGCGGGACATCAAGTCTGATCCAGCGCTCCGGCGTATTCCTGTGATTGTATTGACCACGTCGAATGCCGAAGCCGATATTCTGCGCAGCTACGATCTGGGTGTGAACGCCTTCATTACCAAACCAGTCACTTTCGATGGACTGGTGCGCGCGCTGCAGGTACTGGGCGACTTTTGGTTTGAGATTGTGCGACTTCCTTCCGTGGATTAA
- a CDS encoding response regulator — MRTKPLDILLVEDDEEDYHIVRRLLSRATTIQCTLHWRASYEDGLAALRMQPFDVCLVDYRLGAHDGLSLLRTIRSEGITLPIILLTGQGDLQVDLEAMAAGAWDYLIKGQIDTPQLERTIRYAVERHRAEERIREQAALLDAARDVIMAVDLEGRITYWNRSAEQLTGKKATAVQGRPVWEVLDGLDRALLQEAFRAVQAEGVWHGTLRLHKHDGEERLLESRCTLVRDAYGQPRSVLMISTDVTERRQLEQQFLRAQRMESIGRLVSGMAHDLNNLFVPILLGVRMLSQDTLDPERRARALGMIQRSAERGADLVRQVLAFARGMEGERALLDVRTIVQEVAHLLQETFPSTIRIETQVDEALWSVQGDATQLQQVLMNLCVNARDAMPEGGHLLLAAENVRVDEPYARRVLEARPGPYVRLTVSDTGTGIPHDILDKIFEPFFTTKPVGKGSGLGLSTVYSIVRSHGGFINVYSEPGQGTTFRVYLPAAPEVEATVAKAETPTYRGAGEGILLVDDEPFVLESAREVLEQLGYRVYPATQGQEALDQLEAHAADIRAVITDLVMPEMDGLALIRAIRERWPELPVVASSGLHGGRAEAARQAGAHAFLHKPYTAEKLAAVLHQVLRSQRR, encoded by the coding sequence ATGAGGACCAAGCCCCTGGACATTCTGCTGGTTGAGGACGATGAAGAGGATTATCATATCGTTCGTCGGCTTCTGAGCCGGGCCACTACGATCCAATGTACACTCCACTGGCGGGCCAGTTATGAGGATGGTTTGGCGGCGTTGCGGATGCAGCCGTTCGATGTGTGTCTGGTGGACTACCGGCTGGGAGCGCACGACGGTCTGTCGTTGTTGCGGACGATTCGGAGCGAAGGGATTACGCTGCCTATCATTTTACTGACCGGCCAGGGAGATCTCCAGGTGGATCTGGAGGCGATGGCGGCCGGCGCCTGGGATTATCTGATCAAAGGACAGATCGATACCCCCCAGTTGGAGCGCACCATCCGCTATGCGGTAGAACGTCACCGGGCCGAAGAGCGCATCCGGGAACAGGCTGCCCTTCTGGATGCAGCCCGCGATGTGATTATGGCCGTCGATCTGGAGGGACGGATTACCTACTGGAACCGAAGTGCCGAGCAACTTACTGGAAAGAAAGCAACGGCAGTACAGGGACGACCGGTCTGGGAGGTACTGGATGGCCTGGATCGGGCGTTGCTCCAGGAAGCTTTTCGCGCAGTGCAGGCCGAAGGTGTCTGGCATGGAACCCTCCGGTTGCATAAGCACGATGGTGAAGAGCGCCTGCTGGAAAGCCGCTGTACGCTGGTGCGCGATGCATACGGTCAGCCTCGTTCCGTTCTGATGATCAGTACGGATGTGACGGAGCGGCGCCAGCTCGAACAACAGTTTCTGCGGGCGCAGCGCATGGAAAGCATCGGTCGGCTGGTCAGCGGAATGGCCCACGACCTCAACAATCTGTTTGTGCCCATTCTGCTGGGCGTGCGTATGCTGTCTCAGGACACGCTGGATCCCGAAAGACGTGCGCGTGCACTGGGCATGATCCAACGCAGCGCTGAGCGCGGAGCTGATCTGGTACGTCAGGTGCTGGCTTTTGCCCGGGGTATGGAAGGGGAGCGGGCGCTGCTGGACGTGCGCACCATCGTGCAGGAAGTGGCGCATCTCCTGCAGGAGACCTTTCCCAGCACCATTCGCATCGAAACACAGGTGGATGAGGCGCTGTGGTCAGTGCAGGGAGATGCCACGCAGCTACAACAGGTTCTCATGAACCTGTGCGTCAATGCACGGGATGCCATGCCTGAGGGGGGACACCTGCTGCTCGCGGCTGAGAATGTCAGGGTAGACGAACCCTATGCCCGTCGGGTGCTGGAGGCGCGGCCAGGCCCATACGTTCGCCTCACGGTCAGTGATACAGGCACAGGCATTCCGCATGATATTCTCGACAAAATCTTTGAGCCTTTCTTTACAACGAAGCCGGTGGGCAAAGGGTCGGGACTGGGGCTTTCTACTGTGTACAGCATTGTGCGCAGCCACGGCGGCTTTATCAACGTGTATAGCGAGCCCGGGCAGGGTACCACGTTTCGGGTGTATTTGCCAGCTGCCCCTGAAGTTGAAGCCACGGTAGCTAAGGCGGAGACGCCGACCTATCGGGGAGCTGGCGAGGGCATACTGCTGGTCGATGACGAGCCTTTTGTGCTGGAATCGGCTCGTGAAGTTCTGGAACAACTGGGCTATCGGGTTTATCCCGCCACACAGGGGCAAGAGGCACTGGATCAACTGGAAGCTCACGCTGCTGATATTCGTGCGGTTATTACTGATCTGGTGATGCCTGAAATGGATGGCCTGGCGCTGATCCGGGCGATCCGAGAGCGATGGCCGGAACTCCCTGTGGTAGCATCCAGTGGGTTGCACGGGGGCCGTGCCGAAGCTGCACGGCAGGCCGGGGCACACGCTTTTCTGCATAAGCCCTAT